One genomic region from Verrucomicrobiota bacterium encodes:
- a CDS encoding STN domain-containing protein, whose amino-acid sequence MDTNYLLELLTIALVILNQHTLVVLGVLFLGLPALLATEPAKRKYDIPAGDASETLSELVEQSDEQIFFLVDRVRGYNTKAVKGAYSINEALAHMLKDSQLFYVTDEATGAVMVRRIDSNQPDIRILDSDETPSLIESTEPQVITQMKQTNSIFKELLTGLFGLALVGSSPDLVGQ is encoded by the coding sequence ATGGACACGAACTATCTTCTCGAACTACTTACAATTGCTTTGGTGATTTTAAATCAGCATACGCTGGTGGTTCTGGGAGTTCTGTTCCTTGGACTTCCAGCACTACTTGCAACGGAACCAGCCAAAAGAAAGTATGACATCCCAGCGGGAGACGCTTCTGAAACCTTATCGGAGTTAGTCGAACAATCGGATGAACAGATCTTCTTTTTGGTTGATCGCGTACGTGGGTACAACACCAAAGCCGTAAAAGGAGCCTACTCCATCAATGAAGCATTAGCTCATATGTTGAAGGATAGTCAGTTGTTTTATGTAACTGACGAAGCTACCGGTGCGGTAATGGTTAGGAGGATAGATAGTAATCAACCAGACATTCGAATTCTAGACAGCGATGAAACACCGTCGCTGATCGAATCAACTGAACCCCAAGTGATTACTCAAATGAAACAAACAAACTCTATATTCAAAGAACTCCTCACAGGTCTTTTCGGGCTGGCCTTGGTAGGCAGCTCTCCCGATCTCGTCGGCCAA
- a CDS encoding FecR domain-containing protein: MFENKDSLTRRELKIRKLASDWLVEGEEGWDPGREAEFNAWKAEDIRHEIALQDMQATWSRLQQLRHLKDDPNLCPDPDILGKSTRIQQRGRKKLFAVASSIAAVIALSLGIGVAVDKMTEIEIPSPNSYRTTLNDYKQIVLEDGSVMEMNANTEVHINFTDNLRQIQLLNGEAHFQVKKDASRPFLVDAGSVSVKAVGTAFNVRFDPDEVQVLVTEGRVSVNTVPVEPWDILENEPRSGVLHPIVPDLIAGDQATISTKGTRPVPLMSKVEMQEYEELLAWKGPRLFFDATPLEDAVQQFNEHNVIKVVVESEDLKNLSIGGSFLVEDVEAFIRLLAGDGSIVVERGNYDKVVLKPAY, from the coding sequence ATGTTCGAGAATAAAGACAGTTTAACCCGCAGAGAATTGAAGATAAGGAAGCTTGCTTCCGATTGGTTGGTCGAAGGGGAGGAAGGCTGGGATCCCGGCCGGGAAGCGGAATTTAACGCCTGGAAGGCCGAAGATATTCGCCACGAAATTGCTCTTCAAGACATGCAGGCTACCTGGAGCCGTCTCCAGCAACTGCGCCATTTGAAGGATGATCCTAACTTATGTCCCGATCCCGATATTCTGGGGAAGAGCACTCGAATTCAACAGCGAGGGCGCAAAAAGCTGTTCGCTGTTGCGAGCTCCATTGCAGCCGTGATCGCACTGTCTCTTGGAATAGGGGTGGCGGTCGACAAAATGACGGAGATTGAGATTCCTTCACCGAATTCCTACAGGACTACTTTGAATGACTATAAGCAAATTGTACTGGAGGACGGCAGTGTCATGGAAATGAATGCCAACACGGAGGTGCACATTAATTTCACGGATAACTTAAGGCAGATTCAGCTGCTTAACGGAGAAGCACACTTCCAAGTGAAGAAAGATGCTTCACGTCCGTTTCTCGTAGATGCGGGCTCCGTTTCTGTGAAGGCGGTTGGAACTGCATTTAACGTTCGGTTCGATCCAGACGAAGTTCAGGTCCTCGTCACCGAGGGTCGCGTATCCGTAAATACGGTGCCGGTTGAGCCCTGGGATATTTTGGAAAACGAGCCACGTTCGGGAGTCCTTCATCCGATAGTCCCGGATTTGATCGCCGGTGATCAGGCAACGATCTCCACAAAGGGCACTCGTCCCGTACCGCTTATGTCCAAGGTGGAAATGCAAGAATATGAAGAATTACTTGCCTGGAAGGGCCCACGCCTTTTCTTCGATGCCACGCCTCTCGAGGACGCGGTGCAGCAGTTTAACGAGCACAATGTAATTAAAGTCGTCGTCGAAAGCGAAGACCTTAAAAATCTGTCCATTGGCGGCAGTTTTCTGGTCGAGGACGTGGAGGCATTTATCCGGCTATTGGCCGGAGATGGTTCTATTGTTGTCGAGAGAGGCAACTACGATAAAGTGGTTCTAAAACCGGCTTATTAG
- a CDS encoding sigma-70 family RNA polymerase sigma factor translates to MANAERDNWFAREIQIYEPEIRAYLKNKFPTLEDIDDIIQEAYARLLKVREEREIKEPRALLYTVARNIVYDLFRRTKVVQFKSLTQFPDLSVIDDRADIEESVNLRDEINLLIRAVETLPKRCRQIMTLRMIYGYSRMEIAEELGISANTVKAQLAKGMRKSAAYLSRYEDQMNP, encoded by the coding sequence ATGGCCAATGCAGAACGCGACAACTGGTTTGCCAGGGAAATCCAGATTTATGAGCCTGAGATCCGGGCGTATCTGAAAAATAAATTTCCAACGCTTGAGGATATCGACGACATTATTCAGGAGGCGTATGCCCGACTACTGAAAGTTCGAGAGGAAAGAGAAATAAAGGAGCCCAGGGCCTTGTTGTATACTGTTGCGCGCAATATTGTGTACGATCTTTTCCGCAGGACAAAAGTGGTTCAATTTAAAAGTCTAACCCAATTTCCCGACTTATCCGTCATAGATGATAGGGCTGATATTGAAGAGTCTGTAAATTTGAGGGATGAAATTAATTTACTTATACGAGCTGTGGAAACACTGCCAAAACGTTGTCGTCAGATCATGACATTACGAATGATATATGGGTATTCCCGCATGGAAATTGCCGAAGAGCTGGGCATTTCTGCAAATACCGTTAAGGCTCAATTGGCCAAAGGGATGCGCAAGAGTGCCGCTTATTTGTCCCGGTATGAAGACCAAATGAACCCTTAA
- a CDS encoding TRAP transporter substrate-binding protein produces the protein MLFEDLKTKCSRAMKVFALILWSLALMSCSVEKKGFVFKYSNSQPEQAPRSQSMIFFEKELEARSGGRIQVENYFGAVLGNEREMMDMVAMGTLQGTRGGLFIDANPKYAIFMLPFLVEDWDQALKLINSDFTKKINEEARSNGFHIPATGISQGFRAHTNSAHPLKSPNDLKSLKMRVPPQEVYVLTARAFGTSPQEMPASEIYQALKTGVLDGQDNPPSNIWDYKIFEVQKYMTVANYSTGPDPFMVNLDWYESLPDDLKTIFDKVAIETIAYSDKLNRESESNYIQQLSEKLEVHFIEEKELEQFRALVEPVYQHFIDKGVFTWDDVKEAQTVARGK, from the coding sequence ATGCTCTTCGAAGATTTGAAAACCAAATGCAGCCGAGCGATGAAAGTTTTCGCTCTCATACTCTGGTCTCTGGCATTGATGAGTTGTTCGGTCGAAAAGAAAGGTTTTGTTTTCAAATACAGTAACTCACAACCCGAGCAGGCACCGCGGAGCCAATCGATGATCTTCTTTGAAAAAGAGTTGGAGGCACGCTCGGGTGGTCGCATCCAGGTCGAGAACTATTTCGGAGCTGTTCTGGGAAACGAGCGTGAAATGATGGACATGGTGGCGATGGGCACACTTCAAGGAACGCGGGGCGGGCTCTTCATCGACGCCAATCCAAAATACGCGATCTTCATGCTTCCATTTCTGGTGGAGGACTGGGACCAGGCGTTGAAGCTGATCAATAGTGATTTCACGAAAAAAATAAATGAAGAGGCTAGATCGAACGGTTTCCATATCCCGGCCACAGGAATTTCCCAGGGGTTCCGCGCACACACCAACAGTGCTCATCCACTGAAGTCACCGAACGATCTGAAGAGTCTGAAAATGCGGGTGCCTCCGCAGGAAGTTTATGTTTTGACCGCTCGTGCATTCGGAACCAGCCCGCAGGAAATGCCTGCCTCAGAGATTTACCAGGCGCTCAAAACCGGCGTTCTCGACGGACAGGACAACCCACCGTCAAACATATGGGATTATAAGATTTTTGAAGTGCAGAAATACATGACCGTGGCCAACTACTCGACGGGTCCGGACCCGTTCATGGTAAATCTCGATTGGTATGAATCGCTTCCAGACGATCTCAAAACCATTTTCGACAAAGTCGCCATTGAAACGATCGCCTATTCCGACAAACTGAATCGCGAAAGTGAATCCAATTACATCCAACAACTTTCCGAAAAACTGGAGGTGCACTTTATCGAGGAAAAAGAATTGGAACAATTCCGGGCACTGGTGGAACCCGTGTATCAACACTTCATCGACAAGGGTGTTTTCACCTGGGACGATGTGAAAGAAGCACAAACCGTTGCACGAGGGAAATAG
- a CDS encoding TRAP transporter small permease, which translates to MGKIVAFEKWLTRILEWILAATFFGFFLLIIILVILRYVFNTTIIGTNEGIVIAFIFTTAIGGAVAISRREHIAITFFVDKLPDHIRTGIDILGLAMVALINAVMVWQSIYWIGRTGGFMMPAMQMPQWVAQISIPIGCSLAIVYCLLKIAILASGKATRALQPMAESQKEI; encoded by the coding sequence ATGGGAAAAATCGTAGCATTCGAAAAGTGGCTGACACGGATCCTGGAATGGATACTCGCCGCAACTTTTTTCGGATTTTTCCTGCTGATCATTATCTTGGTCATTTTGCGTTACGTATTCAACACAACCATCATCGGCACAAATGAAGGTATCGTGATTGCATTTATCTTCACGACCGCGATTGGCGGAGCAGTGGCAATTTCCAGAAGGGAACATATTGCGATCACCTTCTTCGTCGACAAGCTACCGGACCACATCCGTACCGGCATCGACATCCTGGGCCTGGCTATGGTTGCTCTGATTAACGCCGTTATGGTGTGGCAATCGATTTACTGGATCGGACGCACGGGCGGATTCATGATGCCGGCCATGCAAATGCCCCAATGGGTTGCGCAAATAAGCATTCCCATAGGCTGTAGCCTCGCCATCGTTTATTGCCTCCTCAAAATCGCGATTCTGGCATCGGGAAAAGCCACCAGGGCATTGCAACCAATGGCTGAAAGCCAAAAGGAAATTTAA
- a CDS encoding TRAP transporter large permease translates to MIILLVSLLVLLILGVPIAYSLGLSAMMYFLIEQPDLIAILPQRLFSGMNNYALISLPLFILMGQVMNSSGITARLIDLSLLLVGRFRGGLAMVNVFASMIFGGISGSATSDTASIGSVLIPEMKKRGYPVSFASGITVASSTMGMIIPPSVPMVLYAIVAQESVGRLFLGGLIPGLMIGVFQLFIASTLARKRGYPHEEVQRKWPDITRQIRRSVFVVIMPLFVVGSVVLGIATATEAAGLGVLYALIAGFFIIGRRSIKDLPESLRSGIITSAKIMMIIAFSQLYVWVLALERIPDQLALFVSSLDLGPVAILLLVSLIVLVVGTFIDVSPAILLLTPVLLPAAQAAGVSGVQFGVVLVSGLAVGACSPPVGNCLNVCAAISRIGIGSIFYSAAPFLFANVLTLFLISVIPDLVLWLPSLLME, encoded by the coding sequence GTGATCATTCTTCTAGTCAGTCTTTTGGTTCTCCTGATCCTCGGAGTGCCCATCGCCTATTCGCTCGGCTTGTCCGCCATGATGTATTTTCTCATTGAGCAGCCTGACCTGATAGCGATCCTGCCTCAGCGGCTTTTTTCGGGGATGAATAATTACGCGCTCATATCGCTGCCACTCTTCATCCTGATGGGTCAGGTCATGAATTCGAGCGGAATCACCGCGCGTTTAATTGATTTATCGCTGCTCTTGGTTGGACGGTTTAGGGGCGGCCTGGCTATGGTCAACGTGTTTGCCAGCATGATCTTCGGCGGTATCTCAGGGTCCGCCACATCAGACACCGCCTCGATCGGATCGGTGCTGATTCCGGAGATGAAGAAGCGTGGCTATCCGGTGTCCTTCGCCAGCGGAATCACCGTCGCATCCTCAACCATGGGTATGATTATTCCCCCGAGCGTCCCGATGGTTCTCTATGCCATTGTCGCCCAGGAATCGGTTGGCCGCTTGTTTCTTGGAGGGCTAATACCCGGCCTCATGATCGGCGTCTTCCAATTGTTCATCGCTTCTACCTTGGCGCGAAAGCGAGGGTATCCGCACGAGGAAGTGCAAAGGAAATGGCCCGATATAACCCGGCAGATTCGCCGCTCGGTCTTTGTGGTTATCATGCCACTCTTCGTCGTTGGATCTGTGGTGCTCGGAATCGCAACCGCCACGGAAGCCGCCGGCCTGGGTGTGCTCTACGCATTGATAGCCGGTTTCTTTATCATCGGCAGGAGATCGATAAAAGACCTCCCGGAATCGCTTCGGTCGGGAATCATAACCAGCGCCAAGATCATGATGATAATTGCGTTTTCCCAACTCTATGTGTGGGTGCTGGCGTTGGAGCGAATTCCCGACCAGCTCGCCCTCTTTGTCTCCAGTCTCGATCTCGGGCCGGTGGCGATACTTCTTCTAGTAAGTCTTATTGTTTTAGTGGTCGGTACTTTCATTGATGTGAGCCCCGCCATACTTTTGTTGACGCCAGTACTACTGCCTGCCGCCCAGGCTGCTGGCGTTTCGGGAGTGCAGTTTGGTGTGGTTCTGGTATCCGGTCTGGCGGTTGGGGCCTGCTCGCCTCCAGTAGGAAACTGCTTGAATGTGTGCGCCGCGATTTCCCGCATTGGTATCGGATCCATCTTTTATAGCGCGGCTCCATTCCTGTTTGCGAATGTCTTGACGCTATTTCTTATCAGCGTCATTCCCGATCTTGTCCTTTGGCTACCTTCGTTACTAATGGAATGA
- a CDS encoding NAD(P)-dependent oxidoreductase, giving the protein MKRVGFIGLGDMGSAMAGNVIKCGFPAAGFDPDEKRLATFADVGGKPAANAREVGENADAVFVMVLNGNQAKSAIFGEDGLVKGLKPGSVIILSATIKPREAREIARDLEGTGIDMIDTPVSGGHAGALAGTLTMMSAAPKEVFDAHQDVLNAVGGKIFHVGEEPGMGQTVKAALQALIGSIFAATFESAVLAAKSGVPGKVLYDVFTASGAGCQIVNNSLQNILDRAFVGTGSHIGTMYKDLTISMEQALEQGVPLFTSAAAMQLFQAGKSRFPNEDNWAVTKVLEEIAGTKVVW; this is encoded by the coding sequence ATGAAAAGAGTTGGATTCATTGGTTTGGGCGACATGGGAAGTGCCATGGCGGGCAATGTCATTAAATGCGGTTTCCCCGCAGCGGGTTTCGATCCCGATGAAAAGCGTCTCGCGACCTTTGCAGATGTCGGCGGGAAACCAGCGGCAAATGCGAGAGAAGTGGGTGAAAACGCCGACGCGGTTTTCGTTATGGTGCTGAACGGGAATCAGGCCAAATCAGCCATCTTCGGTGAGGATGGGTTGGTTAAAGGGCTGAAGCCAGGCAGTGTAATCATCTTGTCTGCCACGATCAAGCCGAGGGAAGCCCGTGAGATTGCCCGGGACCTGGAAGGAACGGGTATCGACATGATAGATACGCCGGTAAGCGGCGGTCACGCGGGAGCCTTAGCCGGAACTTTGACGATGATGTCCGCGGCCCCGAAGGAAGTTTTTGACGCCCATCAGGATGTACTAAACGCAGTCGGCGGGAAAATCTTTCACGTCGGGGAAGAGCCGGGCATGGGGCAAACGGTTAAGGCCGCGTTGCAGGCGCTGATAGGTTCCATCTTCGCGGCAACTTTCGAGTCAGCGGTGCTGGCCGCCAAATCAGGGGTACCCGGAAAAGTTTTGTATGACGTGTTTACCGCCAGTGGTGCAGGTTGTCAGATCGTAAACAATTCACTGCAAAATATCCTTGATCGGGCGTTTGTAGGAACCGGCAGCCACATCGGAACAATGTATAAAGATCTGACCATTTCCATGGAACAGGCTCTTGAGCAAGGGGTACCTCTTTTCACCTCCGCAGCAGCTATGCAATTGTTTCAGGCCGGGAAGTCACGTTTCCCCAATGAAGACAATTGGGCGGTAACAAAGGTGCTGGAAGAAATAGCCGGAACAAAGGTGGTCTGGTAA
- a CDS encoding sugar phosphate isomerase/epimerase, with the protein MAKLSVITDGISRDFEHALRVLTEFGLEYAELQFLWDKEVGDLDAGERQRALALLKDHGLKVSCISRHIFGGMPVMPTQVGDALHTKHMDSFKRCIEMAHQFGCGVVRTMSGSKEMILFGTNGAEKWNVSNGAWEKILELLEPAVRLAEAEGITMVVETGNNAMITSAWLGRRMIEELGSKHLKILWDPANSLYCNEQAWPDGYEALKGGYLGHLHIKDVIVDIPKATVQVCELGTGQLGPQLEPIAKALKADAYDGVISLESVYHPDGGTYEDGFRASIARFKELFG; encoded by the coding sequence ATGGCAAAACTAAGTGTTATAACAGATGGTATCAGTCGTGATTTTGAGCATGCACTCCGGGTTCTGACAGAGTTCGGACTCGAATATGCCGAGCTTCAATTCCTATGGGACAAGGAGGTAGGCGATCTGGACGCCGGGGAGCGTCAGCGGGCGCTCGCTCTGCTGAAAGACCACGGGCTGAAAGTGTCCTGCATTTCCCGCCATATTTTTGGAGGTATGCCAGTGATGCCGACCCAAGTTGGTGACGCGCTTCACACCAAACATATGGATTCGTTCAAACGATGTATCGAGATGGCGCACCAGTTTGGCTGTGGCGTCGTTCGAACCATGAGCGGCAGCAAAGAAATGATTCTGTTTGGCACCAACGGCGCTGAAAAGTGGAACGTTTCGAACGGAGCATGGGAAAAGATTTTAGAGTTGCTTGAACCGGCGGTTCGGCTTGCTGAAGCCGAAGGCATAACGATGGTGGTTGAAACCGGAAACAACGCCATGATCACATCGGCCTGGCTCGGTCGCCGAATGATCGAAGAGTTGGGAAGCAAGCACTTGAAAATTCTCTGGGATCCGGCAAACAGCCTTTATTGCAACGAGCAAGCATGGCCGGATGGTTATGAGGCGCTTAAGGGCGGTTACCTCGGACACCTGCATATTAAAGATGTCATCGTAGATATACCTAAAGCGACAGTTCAAGTGTGTGAACTGGGCACCGGCCAACTGGGACCACAATTGGAACCGATAGCAAAGGCGTTAAAGGCTGACGCTTATGACGGAGTCATTTCTCTTGAGAGTGTTTATCATCCGGACGGTGGCACCTATGAGGACGGCTTCAGAGCTTCGATCGCCCGTTTCAAGGAGTTGTTCGGTTAG
- the gguA gene encoding sugar ABC transporter ATP-binding protein — protein MDPSRTVLEMRDIRKTFPGVVALDRMHFDLREGEVHVLLGENGAGKSTLMKIISGAYRKESGQIFLHGEEVEIKGPRHAQELGIGIIYQELNLVPHLTAGENIFLGREPCKIPGVIDQNTVFASAQQILNNLGVSIDARSVVKNLGVAEQQMVEVAKALSLDANILIMDEPTSSLTEQEIEELFKAIRRLQEKGVSVIYISHRMEEVFEIGDRVTVFRDGLYIGTKQIGDVDRGELIRMMVGRSLKDQYPKRKTNPGQEILRVEGLTRDGVLKDISFSLKRGEVLGISGLMGSGRTELARAIFGVDAFQAGKIEVHGKEERFKSPRQAIGRGLGFLTEDRKSQGLVLVLSVKDNICLPSLDRFSRFGVVNEALENEVADKYRRDLRIKTPTLSQQVVHLSGGNQQKVVLSKLLCTESDILIFDEPTRGIDVGSKVEIYELMNELTARGAGIIMISSELPEILGMSDRILVMSEGKLAGEFTAEEATQEAILHCAIGGD, from the coding sequence ATGGACCCATCACGAACAGTTTTGGAAATGCGTGATATCCGGAAAACCTTTCCGGGCGTCGTGGCCCTGGACCGCATGCACTTTGACCTGCGTGAAGGGGAGGTCCATGTACTTCTCGGAGAGAATGGCGCAGGTAAATCGACGCTCATGAAAATTATCAGTGGTGCTTACCGCAAGGAAAGCGGGCAGATATTTCTGCACGGTGAGGAAGTTGAAATAAAAGGACCCAGGCATGCGCAGGAATTGGGCATCGGTATCATTTATCAGGAGCTCAACCTGGTTCCTCACCTCACGGCGGGGGAGAATATTTTCCTCGGCCGCGAACCGTGCAAAATTCCAGGCGTGATAGACCAGAACACAGTCTTCGCATCCGCCCAGCAAATTCTTAATAACCTGGGTGTTTCGATCGACGCGCGGTCGGTTGTCAAAAATCTGGGAGTGGCCGAGCAACAAATGGTAGAAGTCGCAAAAGCTCTATCCCTCGATGCCAATATTCTAATTATGGATGAACCGACGTCCTCATTGACGGAGCAGGAGATCGAGGAGCTGTTTAAGGCTATCCGCCGATTGCAAGAAAAGGGAGTCTCTGTCATCTATATTTCTCACCGGATGGAGGAGGTTTTCGAAATCGGTGATCGCGTAACGGTGTTTCGTGATGGTCTTTATATCGGCACCAAACAAATTGGCGACGTGGACCGCGGAGAGCTGATTCGGATGATGGTGGGCCGCTCACTAAAAGACCAGTACCCCAAACGAAAAACGAATCCGGGTCAGGAGATTCTACGGGTGGAGGGGCTGACTCGCGACGGAGTGCTGAAGGATATCAGCTTTTCTCTAAAGCGTGGTGAAGTGCTGGGGATTTCCGGCCTTATGGGATCAGGACGCACCGAACTGGCGCGAGCCATTTTTGGTGTGGATGCATTTCAAGCAGGTAAAATCGAAGTGCATGGAAAAGAGGAAAGATTCAAATCGCCCCGGCAAGCCATCGGTCGCGGTCTTGGATTTTTAACTGAAGACCGCAAGTCGCAGGGACTGGTTTTGGTGCTCTCGGTAAAAGACAATATTTGTCTGCCCAGCCTGGACCGGTTTTCGCGGTTCGGAGTGGTGAACGAAGCCCTCGAAAATGAAGTAGCGGACAAGTATCGCCGTGATCTCCGAATTAAAACGCCAACCCTCAGCCAACAGGTGGTTCATCTCAGCGGTGGAAATCAACAGAAAGTCGTCCTGAGCAAATTGCTGTGTACGGAATCGGATATTCTGATCTTTGATGAGCCGACGCGGGGGATTGACGTGGGTTCCAAGGTGGAAATTTACGAACTGATGAATGAGCTGACGGCCCGAGGGGCAGGCATAATCATGATATCATCCGAGCTACCGGAAATCCTCGGGATGAGTGATCGGATTCTGGTCATGAGTGAAGGGAAACTAGCCGGGGAATTTACCGCAGAAGAGGCGACTCAGGAAGCGATACTACATTGTGCGATAGGAGGCGATTGA
- a CDS encoding ribose ABC transporter permease: MKAKEYISHHARQLGTLLGLLGLCLILWIMTPHFLTVSNLLNVAQQTSINAIIAVGLTFVIITAGIDLSVGSILAFAGVVLAWALEAGAPLPLALFLGLGVGTLNGLVNGVLISYGRLPPFISTLGMMSVARGCALLFSDGRPISGFSESFRFLATGEILYIPVPVIITGLVYIAAHFVLTRTKFGRYAYAIGGNEEAALLSGVNVKLQKAMVYGLSGLLSGLAAIILTARLNSAQPIAGIMYELDAIAATVIGGTSLMGGRGTIIGTLIGALIIGVLRNGLNLLDVSPYIQQVVIGSVIIIAVLVDTALKKKSN; the protein is encoded by the coding sequence ATGAAAGCCAAAGAGTACATTTCGCATCACGCCCGACAATTGGGAACTTTGCTTGGTCTCCTGGGACTGTGCCTCATCCTCTGGATAATGACGCCTCATTTTCTAACGGTGTCCAACCTGTTGAATGTGGCCCAGCAGACTTCCATCAATGCGATTATCGCGGTGGGGCTAACCTTTGTCATCATTACCGCGGGGATTGATTTGTCGGTTGGTTCCATTCTGGCGTTTGCCGGTGTGGTGTTAGCGTGGGCACTCGAAGCCGGTGCTCCCCTACCCCTTGCACTTTTCCTTGGTCTTGGGGTTGGCACCTTGAATGGATTGGTAAATGGAGTCTTGATTTCTTACGGGCGACTGCCGCCTTTCATTTCCACTTTGGGCATGATGAGTGTGGCGCGCGGATGTGCCCTGCTCTTCTCGGACGGGCGGCCGATTTCCGGTTTCTCAGAAAGCTTTCGCTTTTTGGCAACCGGCGAAATTTTATATATTCCCGTTCCCGTTATTATTACCGGATTGGTTTATATCGCGGCGCACTTTGTTTTAACCCGAACAAAATTCGGACGCTACGCCTACGCCATCGGAGGCAACGAGGAGGCCGCCCTTTTATCGGGGGTGAATGTGAAGCTTCAGAAAGCAATGGTCTACGGATTATCCGGATTGCTCAGTGGCCTGGCGGCTATCATTTTAACAGCGCGTTTAAATTCGGCACAACCCATCGCCGGCATCATGTATGAGCTCGATGCGATTGCCGCAACCGTTATTGGTGGCACCAGTCTGATGGGCGGCCGGGGAACGATCATTGGAACGCTTATCGGGGCACTGATTATAGGGGTGTTGCGCAACGGTCTGAACCTCCTCGACGTTTCTCCTTATATCCAGCAGGTTGTTATTGGCTCGGTAATTATAATAGCGGTTTTGGTGGACACCGCTTTGAAAAAGAAAAGTAACTAG